A segment of the Anaerolineae bacterium genome:
GCTCACCTGGCCGGGATAAAACAGGGCGACGTGGTAATGAAGGTAGATGGTGAAGACGTGACCACTTTATCCGTATACGACGTTGTGAAACGAATTCGCGGGGCCAAAGGCACCGAGGTGGTTTTGACCATTTTCCGCCCCGACCTCAATGAAACCCGGGAATTTGCCATCATCCGCGACGTGATCAACCCCGACACCGCCACCTACGTGTGCGGCACCGAACCCATCCGCGGCTTTGGCAAAGTGTGGCGCGAGCATCCCGAAGTGCACGACCCGCTGGGCTGCCCCTTTACCAATTTCAGAAGAGACGAACACGCCACCCGCGCCGCCGTGCAAACCTTTGAACACGGTTGGATGCTCTGGCTGGAAACCGATACCGTCGCCAACGTTGACCCCATCTACGTGTTCTTTGAGGACGATGGCACGTTCTTGCGCTATGGCGACCGCAAGCTGGTTGACGCTCACGGCTATGCGCCTACCCCCGCCGGTTTTTATAAAGTGGGCGATCGTTTTGCCAAAGTATACTGGGAAGAGATTGGTGAGGCTGGCCGACAACGGTTGGGCTACGCCACCAACGAAGCCAGAGACAGCCTGGGCGCGTTCCAGGAATTCCAAAACGGCCGCATGTTCTGGGCCGGTGAGGCCGATACCATTTACGTGATCTATCGCGGTTATATGGACCTGGATGGCGATGGCCGCACTTCCTGGACCCAGGCCTGGACCAGTTTTGAGGATACCTTTGAAGCAGACCCCGCCGAATGATTACGCGCGATACGCGGCGTAGCTTCAACTTTAACCCAGCAAAAAGGCGTGAGTGAATTATCTCACTCACGCCTTTGCTAATTTCCTGCTATACAATTATCCCTCAACATCCGCCAACAAGGGCCACATCCGGGCAGCCAAGACCACCTGGAACAACCTGACCAGCAACGCCGACTTGACCGCTTCGGCTACGTGGGAGTCTAGAATGGGTCTGAGCAACTGGTCCAGGGCAGCGCGCCGCTGTGGCGCAGAAAGTTCGGCCCGGCCCAACCGAGAGATCTCCCACAACTCACCATACAAATACCAGGCCACGTCGTCGTACATCAACGTTGCTTCCACCTGCCAGGCCTGCACGTGTTTGGCCGCCGAGCCTATCTCCAGCATTGCCGTGACTCCGCTGGCCAGCAGGCACTCGAGCGGGTCTTCCTGTTCGGTCAGCATCTCTTGCAGTCCCACACTCGATACCGCCGCCGTAGCCAAAACAGCTCCCCACCGGCTGGCATTGCGTGAGGCGGTTTTGCTTTCCAAGTGGCGCAAACAACTGTGGAACGCTCCGGCCACCTCGCGAGCCTTAAACGCGGTTTCTCCGCCCAGTTCCAACAACTCTGCCTGCAACGTCCATAGATCAGCCGGGGTAGGCGTGGTCAGGATACGCTTCAAGGTTACCTGGAGTTGTGCAGTTATGGCTTGAGTCATGCTGCCCTCCTCATCATTCGTCCCACCCGCCAACGTGGAGGTGGCGGTTCAACTTAATCTATTTTTGGACTTGATACACCACGACCTGGGTTCTGGTCACGAGCACCTGGGCGGTTGTGCCCGGGGGACTTGCCCCAATCTGCTCGTCAAGCACCCTTTGGCAAAATTTTCTATCGCCGCGATAAAGTACCGGGCGCAACAAGCAGCCCGCTTGATCTTTAAAGACAACGGCGTATTTGTGCGCTCTTTCATTATAATTGACCGGCGGGGTGAGGGTATAGGCTGGCGCAGGTTTTTCCGGCTCCGGTTCTGCGGCAACGGCCTGGTCTGCCTGAGCGCGTTTGGCCCGCCAGACAGCGTGGTCCCTGGCCAGTTTTTCGGCGTGGGCGGTGGCTTGGGCCTGAGCCTGCGCTGCGGCTTCGGCCCGCGCCTTTTCCTGCCGATAAATTTCCTTTTGCTTTTCCGACAGACATTCCCAGATGATTTCCCGGTCTGTCTCCGGCAGCCGCAAGAGTTGCTCTTTTTGCCAGATTGAACGCAGTTTGAGCTTATACAAATTTGGCTCAAACGTGATGCCCTCGTCGTACATGCGCCGGAACAGGAACACTAACGCTTTAGGCAAAAGCCGGCCTTTTTGCTGCTCAAAATCCCGGATATACATTTCGATCAAATCCCGATTTTGCCGGTCAACCTGCCACAAATTCCGCAACGCGGCCAGGGCGCGTTGCATTTGGACTTCCCTGATTTTGTCATCGAGCCTTTTCTTTTTGGCCGCACCGGCCAGGATTTCGCCCGCATCGCCGTACACGGCAATGTCAAAGCGCATAATGCAGGAAGACCCCACCCACAGCGTATTTTCCGTTTCCCGGTTCACAATTTGGTAGTGGTAAACCAGCCCTTTGTTCTCACAAAGCTGGCAGAGCCTCGCAAAATCCGGGCAGTGGACCAGCATCACGCCGGCCCACTCCCATTCGTTTACCGCCGCGTGGAAATCGGTTTGCTCTTTACTCAACGGCAACAAATTTTGCTGGGCAACAACACCGTCCCATTGGGGCATTTTGCAGCGCCTTTCTGGATGGATAAGGTCGGTTTAATCCGCCCCGTTTTTCGGGGCAATCACTTTGTTTGGCTGGAGCCGGACCACCAATTCACCAACCATGCCGTTACGCTGGCCATATCTTGCATCGTTCCACCCCGCCAGTAATGGATGAGTTACAGTTTTAAAAACTGTAATCTCATCATACCACCATCCCCATATTCCGTAAAGCAAAGGTTGCGGGATGGGAGTTTTAGGCAGCCCTGGGAAAACCACATTATCTCGCCGAGATAATAAATTTTCCCACCGGGGAAAATTGCCTGATCTCATTGAGTAAATCATGGCCATACACCTAGGAGATCGTTGGCTTTAGGGTGCCACGATTTAAGAGAGGGTTACTGCTGAGT
Coding sequences within it:
- a CDS encoding PDZ domain-containing protein, which translates into the protein AHLAGIKQGDVVMKVDGEDVTTLSVYDVVKRIRGAKGTEVVLTIFRPDLNETREFAIIRDVINPDTATYVCGTEPIRGFGKVWREHPEVHDPLGCPFTNFRRDEHATRAAVQTFEHGWMLWLETDTVANVDPIYVFFEDDGTFLRYGDRKLVDAHGYAPTPAGFYKVGDRFAKVYWEEIGEAGRQRLGYATNEARDSLGAFQEFQNGRMFWAGEADTIYVIYRGYMDLDGDGRTSWTQAWTSFEDTFEADPAE